A single genomic interval of uncultured Desulfobulbus sp. harbors:
- a CDS encoding MFS transporter: MTGVAEKIDRGSERAQLHFSHLANIRWFILFRVLFNARFYYPVFTILFLDYGLSLEQFALLNTVWALTIVLAEVPSGALADLLGRKKLLVATTLLMVCEMSLLAFVPLGHPRWVFGAFLLNRILSGLAEAMASGADEALAYDTLVAAGLGKQWPRVLEVQMRAQNLGYIFAMTLGAAAYDPGLLNRLGSWFGLGWHLHQQITMRFPLYLTLGFALLALITTLKMEEPAQLHPEEKAAEPSLWELSRLTLEAGQWIVRTPMALAVILFGMTFDHTLRMIVTLTSKYYRLIGLPEASFGLLGSLVAVVGLFVPRLARWMSERYSPGKNVAVLAVSMVGVLFVLQLFVPYLGVLPVIAVFVGLMLTSFFTSHYLNALVPSRQRATVLSFKGLAFNAAYGFIGMVFAALVQYFRSAEGALHSDWTASLLADQAFIRTMGCLPWYLLLGLAIVTVACLPRLLGNRGADRA, from the coding sequence ATGACGGGCGTTGCAGAAAAAATTGACAGAGGCAGTGAGCGCGCTCAGTTGCACTTCTCTCACCTGGCCAACATCCGTTGGTTTATTCTCTTTCGGGTGCTGTTCAATGCACGGTTTTACTATCCGGTCTTTACCATCCTCTTTCTCGATTATGGCCTGAGCCTGGAACAGTTCGCCCTGTTGAACACGGTATGGGCACTCACCATCGTCCTTGCGGAAGTCCCCTCCGGTGCCCTGGCCGATCTCTTGGGAAGAAAAAAGCTGCTGGTGGCCACGACCCTGTTGATGGTCTGTGAAATGTCGCTGCTGGCCTTCGTGCCCCTGGGACATCCGCGCTGGGTCTTTGGTGCCTTTCTCCTTAACCGTATTCTCAGCGGGCTGGCGGAAGCCATGGCCAGTGGTGCGGATGAGGCCCTGGCCTACGACACCCTGGTGGCGGCTGGACTCGGCAAACAGTGGCCACGGGTGCTTGAAGTGCAGATGCGGGCCCAGAATCTGGGGTACATCTTTGCGATGACCCTGGGGGCCGCAGCCTATGATCCAGGACTGCTCAACAGGCTGGGGAGCTGGTTCGGACTGGGCTGGCACCTGCATCAGCAGATCACCATGCGCTTTCCGCTCTACCTGACCCTCGGCTTCGCCCTGCTGGCTTTGATCACTACCCTCAAGATGGAGGAACCTGCACAGCTGCATCCGGAGGAGAAGGCCGCTGAACCGAGCCTGTGGGAGCTCTCCCGTCTGACCCTGGAGGCGGGGCAATGGATTGTGAGGACCCCCATGGCGCTGGCGGTTATCCTCTTTGGCATGACCTTTGACCATACCCTGCGGATGATAGTCACCCTGACCAGTAAGTACTACCGGCTTATCGGTTTGCCGGAAGCCAGTTTCGGGCTCCTGGGGTCCCTGGTGGCTGTGGTGGGATTATTCGTCCCTCGCTTGGCCCGGTGGATGAGCGAGCGTTATTCTCCGGGAAAGAATGTGGCAGTCCTGGCTGTATCCATGGTCGGGGTGTTGTTTGTTCTGCAGCTTTTTGTTCCCTACCTGGGGGTGCTCCCGGTGATCGCCGTTTTCGTCGGCCTGATGCTGACCAGTTTTTTCACCAGCCATTATCTCAATGCCCTTGTACCGTCACGGCAGCGGGCAACGGTGCTCAGTTTCAAGGGCTTGGCCTTTAACGCGGCCTATGGCTTTATCGGGATGGTGTTTGCGGCACTCGTCCAGTATTTCCGGTCAGCAGAGGGGGCGTTGCATTCTGATTGGACGGCGAGCCTGCTTGCGGATCAAGCCTTTATCAGGACCATGGGCTGCCTGCCCTGGTATCTGCTCCTTGGCCTGGCCATTGTGACCGTGGCCTGTCTCCCCCGGCTGCTCGGCAACCGGGGGGCTGATCGGGCCTGA
- a CDS encoding DUF2892 domain-containing protein — protein sequence MIITDWIHVIAGSFILISLALGVDASPIFVSRYWLLFTAFVGANLLQYGFSKFCPLAIILKKLGVAETR from the coding sequence ATGATTATCACCGATTGGATTCACGTTATCGCCGGTTCCTTTATCCTGATCAGCCTGGCCCTGGGTGTGGACGCCTCCCCGATCTTTGTCAGCCGCTATTGGCTCCTGTTCACCGCCTTTGTCGGAGCCAACCTGTTGCAATACGGTTTCAGCAAGTTCTGCCCCCTGGCCATCATCCTCAAGAAACTGGGGGTCGCGGAAACCCGCTGA
- a CDS encoding metalloregulator ArsR/SmtB family transcription factor, with the protein MEKQDIRTIATLLKSMAHPIRLEILCLLREGELTVANLQASVKTTDGNLSQHLAVLRNQGIVTSRREANYLYNKINDNRVLALMNSIQAIYCPRL; encoded by the coding sequence ATGGAAAAACAGGATATACGCACCATTGCCACCCTTTTAAAATCCATGGCCCATCCCATTCGCCTGGAAATTCTCTGCCTGTTGCGCGAGGGCGAGTTGACGGTCGCCAACCTGCAGGCCTCGGTCAAGACCACGGACGGCAACCTGTCCCAGCATCTTGCCGTACTGCGCAACCAAGGCATTGTCACCAGCCGACGGGAGGCCAACTATCTCTACAACAAAATCAATGACAACAGGGTGCTCGCCCTGATGAACAGCATACAGGCCATTTACTGCCCGAGGTTGTAA
- the acs gene encoding acetate--CoA ligase — MSAMEDKITSLLAEGKVFPPPEEGRDQAWVKSMEEYKKAYAHSMEDPEGFWAERAEELVNWDKKWDTVLECDLSIPEVKWFLGGKLNVSVNCLDRHLTDGRRNKAAIIWQGEPEEDVRVYTYQMLHDEVCRFANVLKKKGVKKGDRVAIYLPMVPELAISLLACARLGAVHSVVFGGFSAVALQSRIEDCHAKVLITADAVLRGGKAIPLKPNADEALQTCPSVESCIVVRRAGNEIEMQDGRDCWWHKEINALDISSVCEPESMDSEDMLFILYTSGSTGKPKGVVHTTGGYLTYAMHTSQWVFDLKDDDVYWCTADLGWITGHSYILYGPLGLGATTVMFEGVPSYPSPDRFWKIVEKFKVNIFYTAPTAIRALMREGVEPTKKWDMSSLRILGSVGEPINPEAWMWYHINIGKEKLPIVDTWWQTETGGIMISALPYVTPLKPGSATLPLPGIDAAIFNEEGKEASPNEGGHLVIRKPWPGMLRGVFGNPERYKKAYFNRYPDTYDPEDGARKDEDGYFWIMGRLDDVINVSGHRLGTAEIESALVAHEAVAEAAAVGMPHPIKGQAIFAYVTLMSWAEETEELRAELRQHVRKEIGPIASPDVIQWAPGLPKTRSGKIMRRILRKIAANDFQDFGDTSTLADPSVVEQLVETKKQMG; from the coding sequence ATGAGTGCTATGGAAGACAAGATTACCAGTTTATTGGCCGAGGGGAAGGTATTCCCGCCACCGGAAGAGGGCCGTGACCAGGCCTGGGTCAAATCGATGGAGGAGTACAAGAAGGCCTATGCCCACTCCATGGAAGATCCGGAAGGATTCTGGGCCGAGCGCGCCGAAGAACTGGTCAACTGGGACAAGAAATGGGACACGGTGCTCGAATGCGACCTGTCCATTCCCGAGGTTAAATGGTTTCTTGGCGGAAAGCTCAATGTTTCCGTCAACTGTCTGGACCGGCACCTCACCGATGGCCGGCGCAACAAGGCAGCCATTATCTGGCAGGGTGAGCCGGAAGAGGATGTGCGCGTCTACACCTATCAGATGCTGCACGACGAGGTCTGCCGTTTCGCCAATGTCCTCAAGAAAAAAGGGGTGAAAAAAGGTGACCGGGTCGCCATCTACCTGCCCATGGTGCCGGAGCTTGCCATCTCGCTGTTGGCCTGTGCCCGATTGGGCGCGGTGCATTCGGTCGTCTTCGGCGGATTTTCCGCAGTGGCTCTGCAGAGCCGCATTGAAGACTGCCATGCCAAGGTCCTGATCACCGCCGATGCCGTTTTGCGCGGCGGCAAGGCCATCCCGCTCAAGCCCAACGCCGACGAGGCCCTGCAGACCTGCCCCAGCGTGGAGAGCTGTATCGTTGTCCGCCGCGCGGGCAATGAGATTGAAATGCAGGACGGCCGTGACTGCTGGTGGCACAAGGAGATCAATGCCCTGGACATCAGCTCGGTCTGCGAGCCGGAATCCATGGACAGCGAGGATATGCTCTTTATCCTCTACACCTCCGGTTCAACCGGCAAACCCAAGGGCGTTGTCCACACCACCGGTGGCTATCTGACCTACGCCATGCATACCTCCCAGTGGGTTTTTGATCTCAAGGACGACGATGTCTACTGGTGTACCGCCGACCTCGGCTGGATCACCGGACACAGCTACATCCTCTACGGGCCGTTAGGACTTGGTGCAACCACGGTTATGTTCGAGGGTGTGCCCTCTTATCCGAGCCCGGACCGGTTCTGGAAGATTGTCGAGAAATTCAAGGTCAATATCTTCTACACCGCACCGACTGCCATCCGCGCCCTGATGCGGGAGGGGGTCGAACCGACCAAGAAATGGGATATGTCCAGTCTGCGCATTCTCGGATCGGTCGGTGAGCCGATCAATCCTGAAGCCTGGATGTGGTACCACATCAATATCGGCAAGGAAAAGTTACCCATCGTCGATACCTGGTGGCAGACCGAAACCGGCGGGATCATGATTTCCGCCCTGCCGTACGTCACCCCACTCAAGCCGGGCTCGGCAACCCTGCCCTTGCCGGGAATCGATGCCGCCATCTTCAACGAAGAGGGCAAGGAGGCCAGTCCCAACGAGGGCGGGCATCTGGTTATCCGCAAACCCTGGCCGGGCATGCTCCGTGGCGTGTTTGGCAATCCGGAGCGGTACAAAAAAGCCTACTTTAACCGTTATCCGGACACCTACGATCCTGAGGACGGTGCCCGGAAGGACGAGGACGGCTACTTCTGGATCATGGGCCGCCTGGATGACGTGATCAACGTTTCCGGTCATCGTCTGGGAACGGCTGAAATCGAGTCCGCCCTGGTTGCCCACGAGGCGGTTGCCGAGGCTGCGGCCGTTGGCATGCCGCATCCGATCAAGGGCCAGGCCATCTTTGCCTATGTCACCTTGATGTCCTGGGCCGAGGAGACGGAGGAGTTGCGTGCCGAGTTGCGCCAGCATGTCCGCAAGGAGATCGGACCGATCGCCTCACCCGATGTGATTCAGTGGGCTCCGGGCCTGCCCAAGACCCGTTCGGGCAAGATCATGCGCCGTATTCTCCGCAAGATCGCGGCCAACGATTTTCAAGATTTCGGCGATACCTCCACCCTGGCTGATCCTTCGGTCGTGGAACAGCTGGTGGAAACCAAAAAACAGATGGGCTGA